In the Terriglobales bacterium genome, TGCTGGCGCGGACGACGGCGTACTGGCAGTAGGGCCCGGTCTCGCCTTCGAAGCTGAGCGCCTCCTTGAAGTCGAAAGCGATGAGCGAGCCCTTGGTGAACTTCAGCATGAAGTAGCGCAGCGCGCCCACGGCGATCTGCCGGGCGATGCCGGCTCGTTCCTCTTCGCTCAACTCGGGATGCCGCGGGTCCACTTCTTTCTTCGCCGAAGCGATGAGCGTATCGATGAGATCGTCGGCCTTCACCCCGAAGCCCTTGCGCCCGGAGACCTCGATGGAGGCGCGTGCCCAGTCGTCCTCGGTCAAGGGATAGCCCAATTCGGCGGCGCAGTGCGGCGTAAGCGCCACCGGGCCGTAGGAGAAGTGGGTGTAGCGCTCGGCCTCGTGGGTGAAGCCCATGCTGGCCAGGGCCTCGCGCACGGTGTTCTGGGCCTCGTTCTGCCGCGAGTCGATGACGTTGTAGATGGCGGCCACGCCCCCGAAGTGCGGGTGCTCGGGCTCGCCCGACTCCGCCGAGATCCAGCAGTCGCGCCCGTTGGGATAGCGGTAGAAGCGGCGGTAGCCGAAGTCGCGCCCCAGCAGCCCGAACTTCCACAGGTGGTAGGCGATGTCCTTGCCCACGTAGCCCACGGTGCCGTTGGAGCGCACGATGACCTTGGTGTCTTCCTCGCCCTCCTCGGCCTTGCCCGCCGCCGCCGGGCGCTTCATCACCCAGCAGCCCGCGTTCTTGCCCTGAGACTCCAGGTAGAGCACGCCCTTCTGCTTCATCTGCTCAAAGGCGAGATTCCAGAAGTGCAGGCGGAGGATCTCGCTCTCGCGGGGCAGGAAGTCGTACTCGATGCCCAGGCGGTCCATGGTTTCCAGGTGGCGGCGCAGGACGGCGGTGGAGATGAGCCCGGCGATCTCGGCCAATTCGTTGCCGCCGCGCTCGATCGCGTGCAGGGCCTCGGCGCGGGCGGCGAGGTTGGCCTTGTCCTGCTCGTACCACTGCGAGACGCGGGCGTAGAGGTCCCAGCAGGTGTAGTCCAGGCGCGGGTCGGTGGCGGCCAGCTTCTCGATCTCGGCCTTCGACTTCTTCTCCAGGCGCGTGAAGCCCACCACCACGTCGGCCACCTGCACCCCGGTGTTGTCGATGTAATTCTGGACGTCTACGGGGTAGCCGGCGGCCTGCAGCAAACGCACGAAGGTGTCGCCCAGGATGGCGTTGCGCAGGTGCCCGATGTGCGCCGCCTTGTTGGGATTGATGGAAGTGTGCTCGACCAGGATCTTCTCGCCGGAGCGCTGGACGCGGACCTGGGCGGAGGACGCAGGCTCAGAGCCCGCGGCCAGGGCCGCTGCCAGCTCGCCGCGCTTCATCCGGGCGTTGATGTAGCCGGCGCCCGCGACCTCGAGTTTCTCGAAGCCCTCGACCGCGCCCAGCCCGGCGACGATCTCCTCCGCGATCTTGCGCGGCGGCTTGCGCAGGCGCTTGGCCAGGTCGAAGGAGAGCGGCAGGGCGTACTCGCCCAAGTCCACGCGCGGGGGCTGCTCCACCACCAGTTGCGGCAGGTCGAGCGAGTACTGGCGGCGCAGGAAGTCGCGCATGCTGGCGGCCAGGCGAAGCTGGAAGTCGCGGTACAATCCGGAAGCTCCGTAAGTGACTGAAGAAACGAGAGATTATAGCAAAGCGGCGCGGGCCGCCCGTTTGACGCCCGCGCGCAAGCTGCCTATGATGGGAGCCTCGGCTGGCGGCGCCAACCTCCGACATCTTCCATGCGAATCGCTTACCTCGATTGCTTCAGCGGCATCAGCGGCGACATGTTCCTAGGCGCGCTGCTGGATGCGGGCGTGTCGCCGGCGCTGTTGCAGAAGACGGTGGCGGCGCTGGGCGTGGGGGCGCATCTGGAGATCAGCCGGGCGGAACGCAGCGGCATCCGCGCCACCAAGGTGGATGTGATCGTAGCGGGTGCGAAGGACAAGCCGCGCCGGCAGGGGCACGGCCATGACCATGGGCATCATCGCCACCAGGATTCTCCCGCACAGCCTGGGGCGGCGGTTCCACACGAGCACGGCCGCGGGCTGAAGGAGATCCGCGAGATCATCCGGCACGCCGGGATCAGCGCGGGCGCGAAGAAGACGGCGGCGGCCATCTTTGAGAGGCTGGGCCAAGCGGAGGCGGAGATCCACAACGTCTCGATCGAGAAGATCCACTTTCACGAAGTGGGCGCGGCGGACGCGCTGGCGGATATCGTGGGCGCGGCTGCGGGCGCCGAGGCCCTGGGGGTGGACGAGTGGGTGTGCTCACCGCTGAACGTAGGCGGCGGCACGGTGGAGTGCGCGCACGGGACCTTTCCCGTGCCCGCGCCGGCCACGCTCAAGCTGCTGGCGGGCGCGCCGGTGTATTCCTCGGGGGTCGAGGCGGAGCTGGTCACGCCCACGGGCGCGGCCATCGTGAGCGTGCTGGCCGGCCGCTTCGCTCCCTTCCCTGCCATGAAGATCGAGAAGAGCGGCTACGGAGCGGGCACGCGCAACCTCCACGGCCAGCCCAACGTGCTGCGGCTGACGGTGGGCGAGGCGCAGGCTCGCGC is a window encoding:
- the larC gene encoding nickel pincer cofactor biosynthesis protein LarC — translated: MRIAYLDCFSGISGDMFLGALLDAGVSPALLQKTVAALGVGAHLEISRAERSGIRATKVDVIVAGAKDKPRRQGHGHDHGHHRHQDSPAQPGAAVPHEHGRGLKEIREIIRHAGISAGAKKTAAAIFERLGQAEAEIHNVSIEKIHFHEVGAADALADIVGAAAGAEALGVDEWVCSPLNVGGGTVECAHGTFPVPAPATLKLLAGAPVYSSGVEAELVTPTGAAIVSVLAGRFAPFPAMKIEKSGYGAGTRNLHGQPNVLRLTVGEAQARAETASDLVAVLEANLDDLNPQLFGYVMERALAEGALDVFGAPVQMKKNR
- the argS gene encoding arginine--tRNA ligase → MRDFLRRQYSLDLPQLVVEQPPRVDLGEYALPLSFDLAKRLRKPPRKIAEEIVAGLGAVEGFEKLEVAGAGYINARMKRGELAAALAAGSEPASSAQVRVQRSGEKILVEHTSINPNKAAHIGHLRNAILGDTFVRLLQAAGYPVDVQNYIDNTGVQVADVVVGFTRLEKKSKAEIEKLAATDPRLDYTCWDLYARVSQWYEQDKANLAARAEALHAIERGGNELAEIAGLISTAVLRRHLETMDRLGIEYDFLPRESEILRLHFWNLAFEQMKQKGVLYLESQGKNAGCWVMKRPAAAGKAEEGEEDTKVIVRSNGTVGYVGKDIAYHLWKFGLLGRDFGYRRFYRYPNGRDCWISAESGEPEHPHFGGVAAIYNVIDSRQNEAQNTVREALASMGFTHEAERYTHFSYGPVALTPHCAAELGYPLTEDDWARASIEVSGRKGFGVKADDLIDTLIASAKKEVDPRHPELSEEERAGIARQIAVGALRYFMLKFTKGSLIAFDFKEALSFEGETGPYCQYAVVRAS